Proteins encoded by one window of Musa acuminata AAA Group cultivar baxijiao chromosome BXJ2-9, Cavendish_Baxijiao_AAA, whole genome shotgun sequence:
- the LOC103998558 gene encoding transcription factor MYC4-like isoform X2, producing MEPTATALQHRLQRLLDARPEWWAYAIFWRASPDHRLLSFADGHFRGARSVADRRSGADAVDDAEWFYAVSLSRSFVVAGDATAAAAVPARVYSSLAPVWLAGAHALQACGCDRTREAQLHGIETLACVQVPGGVLELGSTDIIGENWVVMQQAKAVFSTLPHDAALATGAAPTIAIAPSPAVRKDGAGHSSSVDSGHSDSGGGLTVEHRRPKKRGRKTVSGTREAPASHVEAERQRREKLNHRFYALRSVVPNVSRMDKASLLADAVAYIQELKAKVDKLEAEGKTAMKEITVEQTAGHSADAGAATSSTTTSATTLTKAAMEVEVKLLGAEALIRVQSEDRGHPSARLMAALRDLELRVHHASVSSLEQVVLQDVVAKVPTELQREDGLRAALLARLDEH from the exons ATGGAG CCGACGGCCACCGCTCTCCAACACCGCCTGCAGCGCCTCCTCGACGCCCGCCCCGAGTGGTGGGCCTATGCCATCTTCTGGCGCGCCTCCCCCGACCACCGCCTCCTCTCCTTCGCCGACGGCCACTTCCGCGGTGCTCGCTCCGTCGCCGACCGTAGGTCCGGCGCCGACGCCGTCGACGACGCCGAGTGGTTCTACGCCGTGTCACTGAGCCGCTCGTTCGTGGTGGCCGGGGACGCCACCGCCGCTGCGGCTGTCCCCGCCCGCGTCTACAGCTCGCTTGCGCCGGTGTGGCTGGCGGGCGCGCATGCGCTCCAGGCGTGCGGGTGCGACCGCACCCGCGAGGCCCAGCTTCACGGGATCGAGACGCTGGCCTGCGTCCAGGTACCCGGCGGCGTACTCGAGCTCGGCTCCACGGATATCATCGGGGAGAACTGGGTCGTGATGCAGCAGGCCAAGGCCGTCTTCTCCACGCTGCCGCACGACGCCGCCCTCGCCACCGGCGCGGCCCCGACGATCGCTATCGCCCCGTCGCCTGCGGTGAGGAAGGACGGGGCCGGCCACTCGTCTTCCGTCGACTCGGGCCACTCGGACTCGGGCGGCGGACTGACGGTGGAGCACCGCCGGCCCAAGAAACGGGGGCGGAAGACCGTTAGCGGCACACGCGAGGCGCCCGCGAGCCACGTCGAGGCGGAGCGGCAGCGCCGCGAGAAGCTGAACCACCGCTTCTACGCGCTGCGCTCGGTGGTTCCCAACGTGTCGCGGATGGACAAGGCGTCGCTGCTGGCGGACGCCGTGGCCTACATCCAGGAGCTCAAGGCCAAGGTCGACAAGCTGGAGGCGGAAGGCAAGACGGCCATGAAAGAGATCACGGTGGAGCAAACCGCCGGTCACAGCGCCGATGCCGGCGCCGCGACGAGCAGCACCACGACCAGCGCCACCACACTCACCAAGGCGGCAATGGAGGTTGAGGTGAAGCTGCTGGGTGCAGAGGCGCTGATAAGGGTGCAGTCGGAGGACCGGGGCCACCCATCAGCGAGGCTGATGGCGGCACTGCGCGACCTGGAGCTCCGCGTGCACCACGCGAGCGTGTCCAGCCTGGAGCAGGTGGTGCTGCAGGACGTGGTGGCGAAGGTGCCAACCGAGCTGCAGCGCGAGGACGGCCTCAGGGCTGCCCTCCTCGCCAGGCTTGACGAGCACTGA
- the LOC103998558 gene encoding transcription factor MYC4-like isoform X1: protein MSHPLPRSIKLPAPASPSRTRARTERRTLWLWSSPTNQSVMDELIISPSSSSSCLHQPTATALQHRLQRLLDARPEWWAYAIFWRASPDHRLLSFADGHFRGARSVADRRSGADAVDDAEWFYAVSLSRSFVVAGDATAAAAVPARVYSSLAPVWLAGAHALQACGCDRTREAQLHGIETLACVQVPGGVLELGSTDIIGENWVVMQQAKAVFSTLPHDAALATGAAPTIAIAPSPAVRKDGAGHSSSVDSGHSDSGGGLTVEHRRPKKRGRKTVSGTREAPASHVEAERQRREKLNHRFYALRSVVPNVSRMDKASLLADAVAYIQELKAKVDKLEAEGKTAMKEITVEQTAGHSADAGAATSSTTTSATTLTKAAMEVEVKLLGAEALIRVQSEDRGHPSARLMAALRDLELRVHHASVSSLEQVVLQDVVAKVPTELQREDGLRAALLARLDEH, encoded by the coding sequence ATGTCGCATCCTCTGCCCCGCTCCATTAAATTACCTGCCCCTGCATCTCCCTCTCGCACACGCGCACGCACAGAAAGACGAACACTTTGGCTTTGGAGTTCTCCGACGAACCAATCCGTAATGGACGAGCTCATTATCTCCCCttcatcctcctcctcttgcTTGCACCAGCCGACGGCCACCGCTCTCCAACACCGCCTGCAGCGCCTCCTCGACGCCCGCCCCGAGTGGTGGGCCTATGCCATCTTCTGGCGCGCCTCCCCCGACCACCGCCTCCTCTCCTTCGCCGACGGCCACTTCCGCGGTGCTCGCTCCGTCGCCGACCGTAGGTCCGGCGCCGACGCCGTCGACGACGCCGAGTGGTTCTACGCCGTGTCACTGAGCCGCTCGTTCGTGGTGGCCGGGGACGCCACCGCCGCTGCGGCTGTCCCCGCCCGCGTCTACAGCTCGCTTGCGCCGGTGTGGCTGGCGGGCGCGCATGCGCTCCAGGCGTGCGGGTGCGACCGCACCCGCGAGGCCCAGCTTCACGGGATCGAGACGCTGGCCTGCGTCCAGGTACCCGGCGGCGTACTCGAGCTCGGCTCCACGGATATCATCGGGGAGAACTGGGTCGTGATGCAGCAGGCCAAGGCCGTCTTCTCCACGCTGCCGCACGACGCCGCCCTCGCCACCGGCGCGGCCCCGACGATCGCTATCGCCCCGTCGCCTGCGGTGAGGAAGGACGGGGCCGGCCACTCGTCTTCCGTCGACTCGGGCCACTCGGACTCGGGCGGCGGACTGACGGTGGAGCACCGCCGGCCCAAGAAACGGGGGCGGAAGACCGTTAGCGGCACACGCGAGGCGCCCGCGAGCCACGTCGAGGCGGAGCGGCAGCGCCGCGAGAAGCTGAACCACCGCTTCTACGCGCTGCGCTCGGTGGTTCCCAACGTGTCGCGGATGGACAAGGCGTCGCTGCTGGCGGACGCCGTGGCCTACATCCAGGAGCTCAAGGCCAAGGTCGACAAGCTGGAGGCGGAAGGCAAGACGGCCATGAAAGAGATCACGGTGGAGCAAACCGCCGGTCACAGCGCCGATGCCGGCGCCGCGACGAGCAGCACCACGACCAGCGCCACCACACTCACCAAGGCGGCAATGGAGGTTGAGGTGAAGCTGCTGGGTGCAGAGGCGCTGATAAGGGTGCAGTCGGAGGACCGGGGCCACCCATCAGCGAGGCTGATGGCGGCACTGCGCGACCTGGAGCTCCGCGTGCACCACGCGAGCGTGTCCAGCCTGGAGCAGGTGGTGCTGCAGGACGTGGTGGCGAAGGTGCCAACCGAGCTGCAGCGCGAGGACGGCCTCAGGGCTGCCCTCCTCGCCAGGCTTGACGAGCACTGA